A genomic stretch from Aedes albopictus strain Foshan chromosome 2, AalbF5, whole genome shotgun sequence includes:
- the LOC109423949 gene encoding serine/arginine-rich splicing factor 2 — protein MSSSYGRPPPRIDGMISLKVDNLTYRTTPDDLRRVFERCGEVGDIYIPRDRHTRESRGFAFVRFYDKRDAQDALDAMDGRMLDGRELRVQMARYGRPTSPARGGGGGGGGRRYGGGRERGRSRDRHRRRSRSLDRPRGGLRRSYSRSRSRSRDRSRSGSKSSRGKESRSRSPLDRGTHY, from the exons ATGAGCAGTAGCTACGGGAGGCCGCCGCCAAGGATCGACGGAATGATTTCCCTCAAG GTCGACAACCTTACGTACCGCACGACCCCGGACGATCTCCGGCGCGTCTTTGAACGCTGCGGTGAGGTGGGAGACATTTACATTCCTCGTGATCGTCATACGCGCGAAAGCCGTGGCTTTGCGTTTGTTCG GTTCTACGACAAGCGCGATGCTCAGGATGCTCTCGATGCCATGGACGGACGTATGTTGGACGGCAGGGAGTTGCGCGTCCAGATGGCCCGCTATGGACGGCCCACTTCGCCCGCACGCGGTGGAGGCGGCGGTGGTGGCGGAAGACGCTATGGCGGTGGACGCGAACGTGGCCGGTCCCGTGACCGTCATCGCCGCCGTTCCCGCTCGCTAGATCGTCCCCGTGGCGGACTTCGTCGGTCGTACTCCCGATCGCGGTCCCGCTCCCGGGACCGTTCCCGCTCGGGAAGCAAATCGTCCCGCGGCAAGGAGTCCAGATCCCGCAGCCCACTGGACCGGGGAACGCACTACTAG